A section of the Candidatus Thioglobus autotrophicus genome encodes:
- a CDS encoding IS3 family transposase, which produces MSKKRTTYSSAFKTKLVLELLQNADTLAEIASKHNILPQNLVNWKKTFLANAEIAMEPSKAVKEYKEELIKSQEKNERLTALVGKVTVEKEWLAKKLKSLGSSKLKQLVDLKPSPASISINHQCQLLGINRSGLYYKPRVNHAKQTIKSHITKVFEQIPIYGEKKVHQQLLEDGIKVSLNTVARYRQELGLKAVLAVKQVNTTMPIKEHKKYTYKLRGLNISHANHVWSTDITYIKIAGGMVYMAAIIDWHSKAVLSHRISNTMDVQLVMSVLNDALAKYPYPEIFNTDQGSQYTSEIHTQRLKNLGITISMDGRGRATDNICIERFWRSAKCERIYLNEYQNINELTTDVDDYIEFYNHRRFHQTLDYKKPMDVYQESIKLNQNKKKAS; this is translated from the coding sequence ATGAGTAAAAAACGTACAACCTACAGCTCAGCATTTAAAACAAAATTAGTACTTGAACTATTACAAAATGCAGATACCCTGGCAGAGATTGCCAGCAAGCATAACATTCTTCCACAAAACCTAGTGAACTGGAAGAAGACCTTCCTTGCCAACGCAGAGATTGCTATGGAGCCCTCTAAAGCAGTTAAAGAGTACAAGGAGGAGCTTATTAAATCACAAGAGAAGAACGAGCGCTTAACAGCGCTGGTAGGTAAAGTAACCGTAGAGAAGGAATGGTTAGCAAAAAAGCTAAAAAGCTTGGGCTCATCTAAACTAAAACAATTAGTTGATCTCAAGCCATCACCAGCATCTATCTCTATTAATCATCAATGTCAGCTGCTTGGCATTAACAGAAGTGGCTTGTATTACAAGCCACGAGTTAACCACGCCAAGCAAACAATTAAGAGTCATATCACCAAGGTGTTTGAACAGATACCCATTTACGGCGAGAAGAAGGTGCATCAGCAACTGCTTGAGGATGGTATCAAGGTCAGCTTAAATACGGTAGCTCGCTACCGTCAAGAGTTGGGCTTAAAGGCTGTATTGGCCGTTAAACAAGTCAATACAACCATGCCAATCAAAGAGCATAAGAAATACACCTATAAGCTCAGAGGGCTTAATATTAGCCATGCTAATCATGTCTGGAGTACCGACATCACCTACATCAAGATTGCCGGTGGCATGGTCTATATGGCAGCCATCATTGATTGGCACAGCAAAGCTGTGCTATCACACAGAATATCTAACACCATGGATGTTCAGTTAGTGATGAGTGTGCTCAATGATGCACTAGCTAAGTATCCATATCCAGAGATCTTTAACACCGATCAAGGTAGCCAGTACACCAGTGAGATACACACTCAAAGGCTTAAAAATCTAGGTATTACTATATCCATGGATGGTAGGGGTAGAGCCACAGATAATATCTGCATTGAGCGCTTCTGGCGAAGCGCCAAATGCGAAAGAATCTATTTGAACGAATACCAAAATATCAATGAGTTAACCACTGATGTAGATGACTATATTGAGTTTTACAACCATCGAAGATTCCATCAAACGCTAGACTACAAAAAACCAATGG
- a CDS encoding HAD family hydrolase: MFDLDGVLLNSKRNMELSWGAVCERHDVNVEFEDYFSNIGRPFKDILDILNINVDQTDIEKTFNDVSTQLIDQVEFYEGVESVLGQLANNNIKIGIVTSKNTIKTQKILDLLGFAFDIVQTPNDALKGKPAPDHILYAMSELNMNASDTLYIGDMDVDYEAAKRAHVNYVHALWGYGTCNDKNVIKLENITQLSDIILNE; encoded by the coding sequence TTGTTTGATTTAGATGGAGTATTGCTGAACTCAAAGAGGAATATGGAGTTGTCTTGGGGCGCGGTTTGTGAAAGACATGATGTTAATGTTGAATTTGAGGATTATTTTTCTAATATTGGTAGGCCATTTAAAGATATTCTAGATATTTTAAATATCAACGTAGATCAAACTGATATCGAGAAAACTTTTAATGATGTTTCTACCCAATTAATTGATCAAGTAGAATTTTATGAGGGTGTTGAGTCTGTATTAGGGCAACTTGCCAATAATAATATTAAAATAGGTATTGTTACTTCAAAAAATACTATTAAAACTCAAAAAATATTAGACTTGCTTGGCTTTGCATTTGATATTGTGCAAACACCTAATGATGCTTTAAAAGGTAAACCTGCGCCTGATCACATATTGTATGCAATGTCAGAACTAAACATGAATGCTTCTGATACGCTTTATATAGGTGATATGGATGTTGATTATGAGGCTGCAAAGCGTGCCCATGTAAATTATGTACATGCTTTATGGGGGTATGGAACCTGCAATGATAAAAATGTAATAAAATTAGAGAATATTACACAACTATCGGATATTATTTTAAATGAGTGA
- a CDS encoding glycosyltransferase encodes MSDNQVVVILPAYNERLTIVDTILDFAKELPKAKIIVIDNNSNDGTFELALSAIIENNIKGEVLIESFQGKGFAMRKAFKEIDADIYMGHDNLSDSFLNIPSKTL; translated from the coding sequence ATGAGTGATAATCAAGTGGTGGTTATTCTGCCAGCATATAACGAAAGACTGACAATTGTCGATACAATTTTAGATTTTGCAAAAGAGCTGCCAAAAGCTAAAATTATAGTAATTGATAATAACTCAAATGATGGAACATTTGAGTTAGCTTTATCAGCAATTATAGAAAACAATATAAAAGGAGAGGTTCTTATTGAGTCTTTTCAAGGTAAAGGTTTTGCAATGCGAAAAGCCTTTAAAGAGATTGATGCAGATATTTATATGGGTCATGACAACTTAAGCGACTCTTTTCTAAACATTCCAAGCAAAACTTTATAA
- a CDS encoding IS1595 family transposase, whose product MKVKNKYVIRSRISEAKFRQIILLFSEDLSATQISHLTSLSRQTINKYLTAIRLRILELSLLQSDPLVGQIEVDESYFGARRVRGKRGRGARGKTIVFGLLKRGDQVYTEIVPDCSSATLQRIIKGKTSIDSVIHSDGWRGYNGLVDFGYKKHFRVHHSKSEFARGNSHINGIESFWGYAKNRLVKFKGMDKSMFNLHLKECEFRFNNRKQNIYKVLLGMFRKESLKLS is encoded by the coding sequence ATGAAAGTAAAAAACAAGTATGTGATTCGTTCACGTATTTCAGAGGCCAAATTTAGGCAAATAATTTTGTTGTTTTCTGAGGATTTGAGTGCAACTCAAATCTCTCATTTAACAAGTTTAAGCAGGCAAACAATTAACAAATATTTAACTGCTATTAGACTTAGAATTTTAGAGTTATCTTTGCTTCAATCTGATCCTTTAGTGGGTCAGATTGAAGTTGACGAAAGTTATTTTGGCGCACGGCGCGTCCGCGGAAAACGCGGCCGTGGTGCCAGGGGTAAAACAATAGTATTTGGTTTGTTGAAACGTGGCGATCAAGTGTACACTGAAATAGTTCCAGACTGTAGTAGCGCCACCCTGCAAAGGATTATCAAGGGTAAGACTAGTATTGATAGCGTTATTCATTCAGATGGATGGCGCGGGTATAATGGGCTTGTAGATTTTGGTTATAAGAAGCACTTTAGAGTGCATCATAGTAAGAGTGAATTTGCCAGAGGTAATTCACATATTAATGGAATTGAATCATTCTGGGGTTATGCTAAAAATAGATTGGTAAAGTTTAAAGGAATGGATAAAAGTATGTTTAATTTACACTTAAAAGAATGCGAATTTAGATTTAATAATCGCAAGCAAAATATTTATAAAGTTTTGCTTGGAATGTTTAGAAAAGAGTCGCTTAAGTTGTCATGA